One Tamlana carrageenivorans genomic region harbors:
- a CDS encoding RsmB/NOP family class I SAM-dependent RNA methyltransferase codes for MRIHRNLSFAVIDGLTLIFNEGKYADKVIQQLLKRDKRWGSRDRGFVAETTYDIVRWKRLYAEIAEVKAPFDRDNLWRMFAVWATLKGINLPDWKYFENTPTRKIKGRFDELSQIRKFKESIPDWLDEVGEKELGAEFWTKEIAALNEQADVILRVNTLKTTKEKLQAELFDLNIETEFIKGYPSALKLKERANVFSTEAFKNGHFEVQDASSQLVAEFANVQPGMRVVDTCAGAGGKTLHLAALMENKGQIIAMDIYANKLHELKRRAKRNGAHNIEPRAIDSTKVIKKLYDKADRVVIDAPCSGLGVLRRNPDAKWKLQPEFLDKIRKTQQDILQQYSKMVKADGQMVYATCSVLPSENQEQVAKFLKSEAGANFSLIKDKKVSAHKSGFDGFYMALLECKA; via the coding sequence ATGCGAATACACAGAAATTTAAGCTTTGCGGTTATTGATGGTTTAACACTCATTTTTAACGAAGGGAAATATGCCGATAAGGTGATTCAACAACTTTTAAAACGCGATAAACGTTGGGGATCTCGCGACAGAGGTTTTGTTGCCGAAACCACCTACGACATTGTTCGCTGGAAACGCTTATATGCTGAAATTGCAGAAGTTAAAGCCCCTTTTGATCGCGACAACCTATGGCGTATGTTTGCCGTTTGGGCGACTTTAAAAGGTATTAATTTACCTGATTGGAAGTATTTTGAAAACACCCCTACCCGTAAAATTAAAGGACGTTTTGATGAACTTTCTCAAATAAGAAAATTTAAAGAATCGATTCCAGATTGGCTTGATGAAGTTGGTGAAAAAGAATTAGGAGCAGAATTTTGGACTAAAGAAATAGCAGCCCTAAACGAGCAAGCCGATGTTATTCTAAGAGTGAATACTCTAAAAACGACTAAAGAAAAATTACAAGCCGAATTATTCGATCTAAATATAGAAACCGAATTTATTAAAGGCTATCCAAGCGCTTTAAAGCTAAAGGAACGTGCGAATGTTTTTTCTACTGAAGCTTTTAAAAATGGCCATTTTGAAGTTCAAGATGCCTCTTCTCAACTGGTTGCCGAGTTTGCTAATGTTCAACCTGGTATGCGTGTGGTAGATACTTGTGCTGGCGCCGGTGGTAAAACACTTCACTTAGCTGCTCTTATGGAAAATAAGGGTCAAATTATTGCCATGGATATCTATGCCAATAAACTTCATGAATTAAAACGTCGTGCGAAACGTAATGGCGCTCACAATATAGAACCTCGTGCTATCGATTCGACTAAGGTGATTAAAAAACTTTACGATAAAGCAGACCGTGTAGTTATTGATGCACCGTGTTCTGGTTTAGGAGTTTTACGTAGAAATCCGGATGCTAAATGGAAGTTACAACCAGAATTTCTTGATAAAATAAGAAAAACTCAGCAGGATATTTTACAACAGTATTCTAAAATGGTTAAAGCTGACGGACAAATGGTATATGCTACTTGTTCGGTTCTACCTTCTGAAAACCAAGAGCAAGTTGCTAAGTTCTTAAAATCGGAAGCTGGAGCAAATTTCTCATTAATAAAAGACAAAAAAGTATCGGCTCATAAATCTGGGTTTGATGGTTTTTATATGGCTTTATTGGAGTGTAAGGCTTAG
- a CDS encoding IS4 family transposase: MNKSKNFIGHPIIKQVLNFILPEDVHRTAKKHNSDRYTKKFTTYEHLATMVFTVISGCSSLREVSSIMLACEGKINHLGLTDFPKRSTLSDANRRRSSEVFADIYHLLYKRYHRFLSDSRPLEPAVKNLKIVDSSTIPLFSDILKGVGRNPLNGKKKGGIKMHTMINAMEDVPCLIKFSSAATHDHTFLKDLELKKGSYVVFDKGYVDYEQYQKWTLEDVYFVTRQKDNARYTSLEEFDISNKVDDAVLKDEKIGLTDKNGNAFSLRRIAFWHEKHQKVYEFITNNYDLDADKIADIYKNRWQIETMFKRLKQNFPLKYFLGDNQNAIEIQIWVSLIIQLIMLVIQRKTQRNWAYSNMMSVIRYHLMTYIDLFKFLKNPEANWEEITTKNIGQLSLFDP; the protein is encoded by the coding sequence ATGAATAAAAGTAAAAACTTTATCGGACACCCCATAATCAAACAGGTATTAAATTTCATTTTGCCCGAAGATGTTCATCGGACAGCCAAAAAGCACAACAGCGATCGCTATACCAAAAAGTTTACCACCTATGAGCATTTGGCCACTATGGTATTTACCGTGATCAGTGGCTGTAGCTCACTTCGTGAGGTTTCCAGTATTATGCTTGCCTGCGAGGGAAAGATCAACCATCTAGGACTCACGGACTTTCCAAAACGCAGTACCTTGTCAGATGCTAACAGGAGAAGAAGCTCTGAAGTATTTGCCGATATTTATCATTTACTCTACAAACGTTACCATCGCTTTTTATCGGACAGCAGACCCTTAGAACCTGCAGTGAAGAACCTTAAAATCGTTGATTCCTCGACCATACCCCTATTTAGTGACATTCTTAAAGGTGTAGGAAGGAACCCGCTCAACGGCAAAAAGAAAGGAGGTATCAAGATGCATACTATGATAAACGCCATGGAAGACGTTCCTTGTCTGATTAAGTTTTCAAGCGCGGCCACGCACGACCACACCTTTTTAAAAGACCTGGAACTCAAGAAGGGCTCTTATGTGGTTTTTGACAAAGGGTATGTGGATTATGAGCAATACCAAAAATGGACACTGGAAGATGTTTACTTTGTGACTCGGCAAAAGGACAATGCTCGCTATACAAGCCTTGAAGAGTTTGATATCTCCAATAAAGTGGACGATGCTGTCTTAAAGGACGAAAAAATAGGGCTTACGGACAAAAACGGCAATGCTTTTTCCCTGAGGAGAATCGCTTTTTGGCACGAAAAGCACCAAAAAGTTTATGAGTTCATCACTAATAATTATGATCTTGATGCAGACAAAATAGCCGACATCTATAAAAATAGGTGGCAGATTGAGACGATGTTCAAGCGGCTTAAACAGAACTTTCCGCTAAAGTATTTTTTGGGAGACAATCAAAATGCCATCGAAATACAAATCTGGGTCAGTTTGATAATCCAGCTCATTATGCTTGTGATCCAAAGAAAAACCCAAAGAAACTGGGCTTATTCCAATATGATGTCCGTCATACGATACCATTTGATGACATATATCGATTTGTTCAAATTCCTGAAAAACCCAGAAGCTAATTGGGAAGAGATTACAACCAAAAACATTGGGCAATTAAGCCTTTTTGACCCATAA
- a CDS encoding acyl-CoA dehydrogenase family protein, with product MKEIEKDILRGGQFLVKEMNCEDIFTPEDFNEDQLMMKEAVTEFIDREVWPKKAQFEQKDYALTESCMRKAADLGFLSISVPEAYGGMGMGFVDTMLVCDYISGATGSFSTAFGAHTGIGTMPITLYGTEEQKQKYVPKLASGEWFGAYCLTEPSAGSDANSGKTKAVLSEDGKSYKITGQKMWISNAGFCSLMIVFARIEDDKNITGFIVEYDPENPNGITLGEEEHKLGIRASSTRQVFFNDTVVPVENMLSTRGNGFKIAMNALNVGRIKLAAACLDAQRRVITESVKYANERIQFKVPISSFGAMKQKFAEMATNCWVGEAASYRAAKDIEDRIELRKNNGKDTDQEAELKGVEEYAIECSILKVAVSEFIQKCTDEGIQIFGGMGFSEDTPIESAWRDARISRIYEGTNEINRMLSIGMLIKKAMKGHVDLLTPAMAVKEELVGIPSFEIPDYSELFSEEKNIIKNLKKLFLMVAGATLQKYGEEIEHQQQLMLAASDILIQIYLAESAILRAEKMAKKEGEENVKAQIAMAKLNLFHAIDVIETAGKHSIISFSTGDEQRMMLMGLKRYIKYVNMPNIIELRNIIAGKVIKENKYCF from the coding sequence ATGAAAGAAATAGAAAAAGACATTTTACGTGGCGGACAATTTCTAGTAAAAGAAATGAACTGCGAAGACATATTCACACCAGAAGATTTTAATGAAGATCAACTCATGATGAAAGAAGCGGTTACTGAGTTTATTGACCGCGAAGTATGGCCAAAAAAGGCTCAATTTGAACAAAAAGATTATGCACTTACCGAATCCTGTATGCGAAAAGCTGCAGACTTAGGTTTTTTAAGTATTTCCGTACCTGAAGCTTATGGAGGCATGGGCATGGGCTTTGTTGACACTATGTTAGTGTGCGACTATATATCTGGGGCCACAGGCTCTTTTAGCACCGCTTTTGGTGCCCATACAGGCATTGGAACCATGCCAATCACCCTTTACGGCACCGAAGAACAAAAGCAAAAATATGTACCTAAATTAGCCTCAGGCGAATGGTTTGGAGCCTATTGTTTAACAGAACCTAGTGCAGGAAGTGATGCTAACTCCGGAAAAACTAAAGCTGTACTTTCCGAGGATGGTAAATCATATAAAATTACAGGCCAAAAGATGTGGATTTCTAACGCAGGGTTCTGTAGCTTAATGATAGTTTTTGCACGTATAGAAGACGACAAAAATATCACAGGTTTTATCGTGGAATACGATCCAGAAAACCCTAACGGCATTACTTTAGGTGAAGAGGAACACAAACTTGGTATTCGTGCTTCTTCTACAAGACAAGTATTTTTTAATGATACCGTTGTTCCTGTAGAAAACATGTTATCCACCCGTGGAAACGGTTTCAAAATTGCGATGAATGCCTTAAATGTAGGCCGTATTAAACTTGCTGCTGCTTGTTTAGATGCTCAGCGCCGTGTTATTACAGAATCGGTAAAATACGCTAACGAACGCATTCAATTTAAAGTACCTATTTCAAGTTTTGGCGCTATGAAACAAAAATTTGCTGAAATGGCCACCAATTGTTGGGTGGGTGAAGCAGCAAGTTATAGAGCTGCAAAAGATATTGAAGATCGCATTGAACTAAGAAAAAACAATGGCAAAGACACCGACCAAGAAGCCGAATTAAAAGGTGTTGAAGAATATGCTATCGAATGTTCCATCTTAAAAGTAGCCGTTTCAGAATTTATACAAAAATGTACCGATGAGGGCATTCAAATATTTGGGGGCATGGGCTTTTCAGAAGACACCCCTATTGAATCGGCTTGGAGAGATGCTCGAATATCCAGAATTTACGAAGGCACCAATGAAATTAACCGTATGCTTTCTATAGGCATGCTTATTAAAAAAGCCATGAAAGGTCACGTAGATTTACTTACTCCTGCCATGGCTGTAAAAGAAGAACTTGTTGGTATCCCTTCATTTGAAATACCAGATTATTCAGAATTATTTTCGGAAGAAAAAAACATCATCAAAAACCTTAAAAAATTATTTTTAATGGTTGCAGGTGCCACACTTCAGAAATACGGTGAAGAAATAGAACATCAACAGCAACTTATGTTAGCTGCTTCAGATATTTTAATTCAAATCTACCTGGCTGAATCGGCTATCCTTCGTGCCGAAAAAATGGCCAAAAAAGAAGGCGAAGAAAACGTAAAAGCACAAATCGCTATGGCAAAACTTAACTTATTTCATGCTATAGATGTGATCGAAACTGCAGGAAAACATTCGATCATATCATTTTCTACTGGCGATGAACAACGCATGATGCTCATGGGACTAAAACGCTACATTAAATACGTGAACATGCCTAACATTATCGAATTACGAAATATCATTGCGGGCAAAGTTATTAAAGAAAATAAATATTGTTTTTAA
- a CDS encoding four helix bundle protein — translation MHNFKKLKIWNVRMMLVSESYKITRTFPKFETYGLMSQMNRCAVSIPSNISEGTSKSSNKHFANFLEHSLGSAFEWETQLNVAFNENYISEEKFKELAQKIKEIQKMISSFKSRLQAS, via the coding sequence ATGCATAATTTCAAGAAATTAAAAATCTGGAATGTACGTATGATGCTCGTTTCAGAATCTTATAAAATAACGAGAACATTTCCAAAGTTTGAAACTTATGGATTAATGAGTCAGATGAATAGATGCGCTGTTTCAATACCCTCGAACATTTCAGAAGGCACAAGTAAAAGCTCAAATAAACATTTTGCTAATTTTTTAGAACATAGTTTGGGCTCTGCTTTCGAATGGGAAACCCAGTTGAATGTGGCATTTAATGAAAATTATATATCAGAAGAGAAATTTAAAGAATTGGCACAAAAAATAAAGGAAATACAAAAAATGATTTCAAGTTTTAAATCTAGACTACAAGCATCTTGA
- a CDS encoding acetyl-CoA C-acyltransferase produces the protein MKQAYIVKAYRTAVGKAPKGVFRFKRTDELAAETIQYMMKALPQLDKDRIDDVIVGNAMPEGSQGLNIARLISLMGLNSVEVPGVTVNRFCSSGIETIGIATAKIQAGMADCIIAGGAESMSAVPMTGYKPELNYDIVKAGHEDYYWGMGNTAEAVANQFNVSREDQDEFAYHSHMKALKAQAENRFQDQIVPIEVHETYIDANGKKANKSYTVTKDEGPRAGTSLEALAKLRPVFAQGGSVTAGNSSQMSDGAAFVMVMSETMVKELNLEPIARLVNYAAAGVEPRIMGIGPVKAIPKALKQAGLQQKDLELIELNEAFASQALAVIRELDLNPDLVNVNGGAIALGHPLGCTGAKLSVQLFDEMRKRNMTGKYGAVTMCVGTGQGACGVFEFLK, from the coding sequence ATGAAACAAGCATATATAGTAAAAGCATATAGAACAGCTGTTGGAAAAGCGCCGAAAGGTGTTTTCCGATTCAAACGTACCGACGAATTAGCTGCCGAAACCATTCAGTACATGATGAAAGCCTTACCTCAATTGGATAAAGATCGTATAGACGATGTTATTGTAGGTAACGCCATGCCCGAAGGTTCACAAGGTTTAAATATAGCGCGTTTAATTTCCTTAATGGGATTAAACTCTGTTGAAGTTCCTGGAGTTACGGTCAATCGCTTTTGTTCTTCCGGTATAGAAACCATTGGCATTGCAACCGCTAAAATTCAAGCTGGCATGGCCGATTGCATCATCGCTGGTGGCGCTGAAAGTATGAGTGCTGTTCCTATGACAGGCTACAAACCTGAACTGAATTATGATATCGTAAAAGCTGGACATGAAGATTATTACTGGGGTATGGGAAATACCGCTGAAGCTGTGGCGAATCAATTTAATGTGTCTCGTGAAGACCAAGATGAATTCGCTTACCATTCACATATGAAAGCTTTAAAAGCACAGGCTGAAAACCGTTTTCAAGACCAGATAGTACCCATTGAAGTTCATGAAACCTATATTGATGCCAACGGAAAAAAAGCAAATAAATCATATACAGTTACTAAAGATGAAGGGCCTCGTGCCGGAACAAGTCTAGAAGCACTTGCCAAACTTCGTCCTGTTTTCGCTCAAGGCGGAAGTGTAACCGCAGGGAATTCATCGCAAATGAGTGATGGTGCAGCTTTTGTTATGGTTATGAGCGAAACTATGGTGAAAGAATTAAACTTAGAACCCATCGCTAGACTAGTAAACTATGCTGCGGCAGGTGTTGAACCACGTATTATGGGTATCGGACCAGTAAAAGCCATACCAAAAGCACTTAAACAAGCGGGATTACAACAAAAAGATTTAGAGCTTATAGAACTTAACGAAGCCTTTGCATCGCAAGCCCTTGCTGTAATTCGTGAACTAGACCTCAACCCAGATTTAGTCAATGTTAATGGCGGCGCCATTGCTTTAGGTCATCCTTTAGGTTGTACAGGTGCAAAGCTTTCTGTTCAGTTATTTGACGAAATGCGCAAAAGAAATATGACAGGAAAATACGGAGCCGTCACCATGTGTGTAGGAACTGGTCAAGGCGCTTGTGGGGTTTTTGAGTTTTTGAAATAA